A window of the Lactobacillus gasseri ATCC 33323 = JCM 1131 genome harbors these coding sequences:
- a CDS encoding ABC transporter permease, protein MAKDKNTSKKDQNAKTSLPPSGFKIIVREVWRDKVAFASFCIIVAILLFTFVGSLFLNKSQVTEINIAEAYYGWGESGHIFGTDDGGRDILKLLMMGGRNSILIGLSVTVLCEGVGLLVGLFSGYFGGVTDAVIMRIVDFIQILPQFPIIIVLTTVIPNYNAGTLVLLISMFGWTSTARYFRAFVLSQREREYVLASKTSGSSNLTIIFREVLPNITSALVIDVVLMIAGNIGIETTLSFLGYGLPTTTPSLGTLIGFANDPVNVTTRPWLWMPATFLLLIISLSINYVGRALQRAGDARQREN, encoded by the coding sequence ATGGCTAAAGATAAAAATACATCGAAAAAAGATCAAAATGCTAAAACCTCTCTACCACCATCTGGATTTAAGATTATCGTTCGCGAGGTTTGGCGTGATAAGGTAGCATTTGCTTCATTTTGTATTATCGTTGCTATCTTACTATTTACTTTTGTTGGCTCATTGTTCCTAAACAAGAGCCAAGTAACAGAAATTAATATTGCTGAGGCATATTATGGATGGGGTGAATCAGGTCACATCTTTGGTACTGATGACGGTGGTCGTGACATCTTGAAGTTATTAATGATGGGTGGACGTAACTCTATTTTAATTGGTCTATCTGTTACTGTACTTTGTGAAGGTGTTGGACTTTTAGTTGGTTTATTCTCTGGTTACTTTGGTGGAGTTACTGATGCAGTTATTATGCGTATTGTAGACTTTATCCAAATTTTGCCACAATTCCCAATTATCATTGTTTTGACTACTGTTATTCCTAACTACAATGCCGGAACTTTAGTATTATTAATTTCTATGTTTGGATGGACATCGACTGCTAGATACTTCCGTGCCTTTGTTCTTTCACAGAGAGAACGTGAGTATGTTTTAGCTTCAAAGACTTCTGGTTCGTCTAATTTAACAATTATTTTCCGAGAAGTTTTGCCAAACATTACTTCAGCGTTGGTTATCGATGTCGTATTGATGATCGCTGGTAACATTGGTATTGAAACTACCCTATCTTTCTTGGGATATGGACTACCAACTACTACGCCATCACTTGGTACTTTAATTGGATTTGCTAACGACCCAGTTAACGTTACTACTCGTCCATGGTTATGGATGCCAGCAACATTTTTATTGCTAATTATTTCATTGAGTATTAACTACGTTGGTCGTGCTCTTCAAAGAGCTGGAGACGCTCGTCAACGTGAAAATTAA
- a CDS encoding oligopeptide ABC transporter substrate-binding protein → MKKAKLFGSLTLLSGVALTLAACGNNSNSKVDNPTKSFKEATPKKAVKKGGTVSVALETDTPITGIFLNELSDTQTDSDAMAPGNEALFDTNDTYQINDKGPATLKLDNKNKTATITVKKGVKWSDGKQVTAKDIEYSYEIIANKATKSSRYTESLQNIVGLSEYHDGKSNTISGIEMPDGENGRTVVLHFKEMKPGMKFSGNGYFWEAAAPYHYLKDVPFNKLQSSDQVRKNPLFFGPYKMSKVVRGQAVTFVPNKYYWRGTPKLDKVTIQVLNPNSASQAIKSHKYDIAGVVNSQWKNVANTNNVNWIANIPLAYSYLGFKVGKWDGAKGENVMNKDAKMNNKSLRQAIAYGMNVSAVTKRYTNGLTFHIPTLIPKQFGKYYDKNVKGYDYNIKKGNEILDKAGYKKKGKYRVQPNGKPLTIRLAAMTGNSTQEPIIQNYIQQWKKLGLNVKLTGGRLMEMNSFYNKVQNDSKDVDMFMGAWSLSSEPSPNDLYSVKAPYNFTRFVTAKNTKLLQEMDSEKSFNTNYRVKKFHEWQKYMNDEAYVVPVSNSYNVNAVNSKITGYSLKPSAANSLWYNVGIAK, encoded by the coding sequence ATGAAGAAAGCCAAACTATTTGGAAGTTTAACTTTACTTTCTGGTGTTGCTTTAACATTAGCAGCATGTGGTAACAATTCAAATTCAAAAGTAGATAACCCAACTAAGAGTTTTAAAGAAGCTACTCCTAAGAAGGCCGTTAAGAAGGGCGGTACTGTAAGTGTAGCTCTTGAAACTGATACTCCAATTACCGGTATCTTTTTAAATGAACTTTCAGATACTCAAACTGACTCTGATGCAATGGCTCCTGGTAATGAAGCTTTATTTGATACAAATGATACTTATCAAATTAATGATAAGGGACCTGCTACCTTAAAATTAGATAATAAAAATAAAACTGCTACTATCACCGTTAAAAAAGGTGTAAAGTGGTCAGATGGCAAGCAAGTAACTGCTAAGGATATTGAATATTCTTATGAAATTATTGCAAATAAAGCAACAAAATCTTCTCGTTATACTGAATCACTTCAAAATATTGTTGGTTTAAGTGAATATCACGATGGAAAATCTAACACTATTTCGGGTATTGAAATGCCAGATGGTGAAAATGGTAGAACTGTAGTACTTCACTTTAAGGAAATGAAACCTGGTATGAAGTTTAGTGGTAATGGTTATTTCTGGGAAGCTGCAGCACCATACCATTACTTAAAGGATGTTCCATTTAATAAGTTACAATCCTCTGATCAAGTAAGAAAGAACCCACTATTCTTTGGCCCATATAAGATGAGTAAGGTGGTTCGTGGTCAAGCCGTAACCTTTGTACCTAATAAGTATTACTGGAGAGGTACTCCAAAATTGGATAAGGTTACTATTCAAGTTTTGAACCCTAACTCTGCTTCTCAAGCTATTAAGAGTCACAAGTATGATATTGCGGGTGTTGTTAACTCGCAATGGAAGAATGTGGCTAATACCAATAACGTTAACTGGATTGCAAATATTCCATTAGCTTACAGTTACTTAGGCTTTAAAGTAGGTAAGTGGGATGGAGCTAAAGGCGAAAACGTAATGAATAAGGATGCTAAGATGAACAATAAATCATTACGTCAAGCTATTGCTTATGGTATGAATGTTTCTGCTGTAACGAAACGTTATACTAATGGCTTAACTTTCCATATTCCAACTTTAATTCCAAAACAATTTGGTAAATATTACGATAAGAATGTTAAAGGTTACGACTACAATATCAAGAAAGGTAATGAAATTCTTGATAAAGCAGGCTACAAGAAGAAGGGTAAATATCGTGTACAACCAAATGGCAAACCTTTAACTATTCGTTTAGCCGCTATGACTGGTAACTCTACCCAAGAGCCAATCATTCAAAACTACATTCAACAATGGAAGAAGTTAGGCTTGAATGTTAAGTTAACTGGTGGCCGTTTGATGGAAATGAACTCCTTCTATAACAAGGTTCAAAATGATTCTAAAGACGTTGACATGTTCATGGGTGCATGGTCATTATCTTCAGAACCATCACCAAATGACTTGTACAGTGTAAAGGCTCCTTACAACTTTACTCGTTTTGTAACTGCTAAGAATACTAAGTTACTTCAGGAAATGGATTCTGAAAAGTCATTTAACACAAACTACCGTGTCAAGAAGTTCCATGAATGGCAAAAGTACATGAATGATGAAGCTTATGTTGTTCCAGTATCTAACAGTTACAATGTAAATGCTGTTAACAGCAAGATTACTGGTTACTCATTGAAACCTTCAGCTGCCAACAGTCTTTGGTACAATGTTGGAATTGCAAAATAA
- a CDS encoding oligopeptide ABC transporter substrate-binding protein, with product MKKGKLISTLTLLSGVALTLAACGNNNQDTSHPNFKEYTPKKAIKNGGSVSVAVVTDTPFTGIFNDELSTNNTDSEVMQYGDESLFATNDTYKYIKGGAADIKINKNAKTATITINPKVKWSDGQPLVAKDYEYAYEIIANKATHSQRYTSSLAELEGLEEYHEGKSDTISGIEMPEGENGRTVVLHFKEMKPGMNQSGNGYIWEAAAPYHYLKDVPFDKLISSNKVRKNPLFYGPYKVNKVVRGQSVSWVPNEHYYKGKPHLNKITASVITPASVAQSIKSNKFDVTQVSNSQWPNIKGTKGVNFIANIPLSYSYLGFKVGKWDSAKGENVMNKDAKMNNKALRQAIAYGMNVDQVYKRYSYGLSFRIPTLIPKQFGDYFDKDVKGYTYNIKKGNELLDKAGYKKKGTYRVQPNGKPLTIRLAAMTGSKVQEPIIQNYIQQWKKLGLNVKLTSGRLMEMNSFYDKVQNDSKDVDMFIGAWSLSSEPSPQDLYGTKAPFNYSRFVTKENTDLLNDIDSQKAFNNSYRVKKFHQWQAYMDKEAYVVPVSNSYSIYAVNNKLTGYSLAPSKSMGGGFPNWYYVGYAK from the coding sequence ATGAAGAAAGGCAAATTAATTAGCACATTAACTTTGCTTTCAGGTGTTGCCTTAACTCTAGCAGCCTGTGGTAATAACAATCAAGATACGAGTCACCCTAATTTTAAGGAGTATACTCCTAAGAAAGCAATTAAGAATGGTGGTAGCGTTAGTGTTGCTGTAGTTACGGATACACCTTTTACAGGAATTTTTAACGATGAGTTATCGACTAACAATACCGACTCAGAAGTTATGCAATATGGTGATGAGTCATTGTTTGCAACTAACGACACCTATAAGTATATTAAAGGTGGAGCTGCTGATATTAAGATTAATAAAAACGCAAAAACTGCAACAATTACTATTAATCCAAAAGTTAAGTGGTCAGATGGCCAGCCATTAGTTGCTAAAGATTATGAATATGCCTATGAAATTATTGCTAACAAGGCAACTCATTCTCAACGTTATACGTCAAGTTTGGCTGAACTTGAAGGATTAGAAGAATATCATGAAGGAAAATCTGATACTATTTCTGGTATTGAAATGCCTGAGGGTGAAAATGGTCGTACAGTAGTACTTCACTTTAAAGAAATGAAGCCTGGCATGAACCAAAGTGGTAATGGTTATATTTGGGAGGCAGCTGCTCCTTACCATTACTTAAAAGATGTTCCGTTTGACAAGCTGATTTCAAGTAATAAGGTTCGTAAGAATCCATTGTTCTATGGCCCTTACAAGGTAAATAAGGTTGTTCGTGGACAATCAGTATCATGGGTTCCAAATGAACATTATTACAAGGGTAAGCCACACTTAAATAAGATTACAGCTTCGGTAATTACACCAGCTTCAGTTGCTCAATCAATTAAGAGTAATAAGTTTGATGTAACTCAAGTAAGTAATTCGCAATGGCCAAATATTAAAGGAACTAAGGGAGTAAACTTCATTGCAAATATTCCACTTTCATATTCTTACTTAGGCTTCAAAGTAGGTAAGTGGGATTCGGCTAAGGGCGAAAATGTGATGAACAAGGATGCTAAGATGAATAACAAAGCATTGCGTCAAGCTATTGCCTACGGCATGAATGTTGATCAAGTTTACAAGAGATATTCATATGGTCTTTCATTTAGAATTCCTACTTTAATTCCAAAGCAATTCGGTGATTACTTCGATAAGGATGTTAAGGGTTATACTTATAACATTAAAAAGGGTAACGAATTACTTGATAAGGCAGGCTACAAGAAGAAGGGGACTTACCGTGTTCAACCAAATGGCAAGCCTTTGACTATTCGGTTAGCTGCGATGACTGGTAGTAAGGTTCAAGAACCAATTATTCAAAATTACATCCAGCAATGGAAGAAATTGGGCTTGAATGTTAAGTTAACTAGTGGTCGTTTGATGGAAATGAACTCTTTCTATGATAAAGTTCAAAATGACTCTAAAGACGTTGATATGTTTATTGGTGCATGGTCACTTTCTTCAGAACCTTCACCTCAAGATTTGTATGGTACTAAGGCTCCATTTAACTACAGTAGATTTGTTACTAAAGAAAATACTGATTTATTAAACGATATTGATTCTCAAAAAGCCTTTAATAACAGCTACAGAGTTAAGAAGTTCCACCAATGGCAAGCATATATGGACAAGGAAGCTTACGTTGTTCCAGTTTCAAATAGTTACAGTATTTATGCTGTTAACAACAAGTTAACTGGTTATTCATTAGCTCCATCTAAGAGTATGGGTGGCGGATTCCCTAACTGGTACTACGTTGGTTATGCTAAATAA
- the rnc gene encoding ribonuclease III: MVSVAFKKNLKEKYGIKFNNENLLEDAFTHSSYANEHPGRKDYEKLEFLGDAVLELAVSDYLYRHFPRLNEGELTRMRSNIVRTEGFSEFAIECGFPAEINLGKGEEKAGARKRKTLLEDVFEAFNGALFLDQGMPAVQHFLHLTVYPLIAEGDFNASRDYKTELQERLQVNGPVKIEYQVIAEDESKPSFKVQLLVNDKKISEGQGRNKKAAEQQAAQAALDKNK, from the coding sequence ATGGTTTCAGTAGCTTTTAAAAAAAACTTAAAAGAAAAATACGGAATAAAGTTTAATAACGAAAATTTACTTGAAGATGCATTTACTCATTCTTCTTATGCAAATGAACATCCTGGAAGAAAAGATTATGAAAAGCTAGAGTTCTTGGGGGATGCTGTTCTTGAATTAGCTGTATCTGATTATTTGTATCGGCATTTTCCCAGATTAAATGAAGGCGAATTAACGAGAATGCGTTCTAATATTGTTAGAACTGAGGGATTTTCTGAATTTGCGATTGAATGTGGTTTCCCTGCAGAAATTAATCTGGGTAAAGGAGAAGAGAAGGCTGGCGCTAGAAAACGTAAGACCTTACTTGAAGATGTCTTTGAGGCCTTTAATGGAGCCTTGTTCTTAGATCAAGGAATGCCAGCTGTACAACATTTTTTGCATTTAACAGTTTATCCTTTGATTGCCGAAGGAGATTTTAATGCTTCACGTGATTATAAGACTGAGCTTCAAGAACGTCTGCAAGTAAATGGGCCAGTGAAGATTGAATATCAAGTAATTGCCGAAGATGAATCAAAGCCATCCTTTAAAGTACAATTACTTGTTAATGATAAAAAGATTTCTGAAGGACAAGGCCGCAATAAAAAAGCTGCCGAGCAGCAAGCAGCACAAGCTGCATTAGATAAAAATAAATAA
- the smc gene encoding chromosome segregation protein SMC, which translates to MPLQQLVLNGFKSFADKTTIRFNNGITGIVGPNGSGKSNITEAIRWVMGEGSAKSLRGENMKDVIFAGSQMRAPMNHAEVELVFDNRDHQLASDDEEVVVTRKILRNGESDYLLNHHPVRLKDVRTLFIESGMSSDSLGIISQGKVDEILNSKPQQRRGIFEEAAGVLHFKQQKETALKQLDKTNANLIRINDLVKELEGRIEPLHEQSSLAKEYKFQKEQLDHKLKQLLGLEIESLNEEKKDVAKKAKANQAILDKLDDEVKQSQADLEEKRKQSNERHAEKDEKQQELLSLTQKLAALNTDLQMHQQSREYDVATQKEYNAQAEELKERQKHLSKQLTANEEDLKSQNQVLAEFLKKQKELKQELKQGPEQLNNQLEKVRSDYIQTLQDQTSNNNEIVYLKNELTRSQNSSNNRQQEVEEQLAATQKVLAELKKQGHDLVLKRQQLNETIASLDQKIAQASKLKDQNEQTYLSVRNKLQQISAQVEGLKRIRDRHEGYYYGVKYVLNHQSDFHGIVGVIGELISFPAELEAALSTALGGGAQDLVTIDQNSARDAINLLKQTRSGRATFLPLDGLRHNEIATSTLNSLQSIEGFKGVAADLVTAKTKVNISNAISYLLGNVLVVDTIDTALRVQRRIGRYYRIVTLDGDIISPGGSMTGGTRNTRNNSPLATNAEIDKLTKQVKVGKEKFAELEVTLNELNHKLSDLQTELAAKNTELSSLNQKISEQTIKYENEEKEVKRLKQLNDLQQKAELEKKQEEAELTGRLEKEQTKKVQLEELAQKQRSKMDQLKHDLHDFDEAYQKLQTKLSNLNSDLAVVKNKLENLNAKKAELAEQLVNTNSRLKDIDEKIKALALSQNGQSESEIEEQVAKLSKKKKQMQQALAEINQDLGKFDAQINNLDQVATRNYNLRKNTAAEQEEYSAKLGELKSQINQKLGTLSEEYSLTFEAALQLSKGQNTTELRKKLEREVHLHKMSLADIGEVNLNAIEEYEDVKTRYDFLNGQQTDLLKARKDIEESMSKLDDEVKNRFSTTFHQIEKSFSKIFPIMFDGGHARLELTDPKNLLETGIEIIAQPPGKKSQKLTLLSGGERALTAITLLFAMLQVNPVPFCILDEVEAALDETNVDRFAQFLNHYDMKTQFIVITHRRGTMQKADNLYGIVMQESGISKVLSVSLNEIKKEVN; encoded by the coding sequence GTGCCACTACAACAATTAGTTTTAAATGGGTTTAAGTCTTTTGCTGATAAGACGACAATTAGATTTAATAATGGTATTACGGGAATCGTTGGTCCAAATGGTAGTGGAAAAAGTAACATTACTGAAGCAATTCGCTGGGTAATGGGTGAAGGTTCTGCCAAATCTTTACGTGGCGAAAATATGAAAGATGTTATTTTCGCTGGTAGTCAAATGCGTGCGCCGATGAATCATGCTGAAGTTGAGCTGGTTTTTGATAACCGTGACCATCAACTTGCTTCTGATGACGAAGAAGTTGTTGTAACTAGAAAAATTTTGCGTAACGGCGAAAGTGATTATCTTTTGAATCATCATCCCGTAAGATTAAAAGATGTTAGGACCCTTTTTATTGAGTCGGGGATGTCCTCTGACAGTTTGGGTATTATTTCTCAAGGAAAAGTTGACGAGATTCTTAATTCTAAGCCGCAGCAGCGTCGCGGAATTTTTGAAGAAGCAGCTGGTGTGCTTCATTTTAAGCAACAAAAAGAAACTGCTTTAAAACAATTAGATAAGACCAATGCCAACTTGATTAGAATTAATGATTTAGTTAAGGAATTAGAAGGCAGAATTGAGCCACTTCATGAGCAAAGTTCTTTAGCCAAGGAATATAAGTTCCAAAAGGAACAATTAGATCATAAGTTGAAACAACTTTTAGGCTTAGAAATTGAAAGTCTAAATGAAGAGAAAAAAGATGTTGCTAAAAAAGCAAAGGCTAATCAGGCAATACTTGATAAGTTAGACGATGAAGTTAAGCAGTCGCAGGCTGACTTAGAAGAAAAACGTAAACAATCAAATGAACGTCATGCTGAAAAAGATGAAAAGCAACAAGAATTATTGTCTTTAACGCAAAAACTTGCTGCCCTTAATACTGATCTTCAGATGCATCAACAATCAAGAGAATATGATGTTGCTACCCAGAAAGAATATAATGCGCAGGCTGAAGAATTAAAAGAACGGCAAAAACATTTATCTAAGCAACTTACAGCTAATGAAGAAGATCTAAAGAGTCAGAATCAAGTTCTTGCAGAGTTTTTAAAGAAACAAAAGGAATTAAAGCAGGAGCTTAAACAAGGACCAGAGCAATTAAATAATCAATTAGAGAAAGTTCGATCTGACTATATTCAAACTTTGCAAGATCAGACTAGCAATAATAATGAAATTGTTTACCTAAAAAATGAATTGACGCGAAGCCAAAACTCAAGCAATAATCGTCAGCAAGAGGTTGAAGAGCAATTAGCAGCAACGCAAAAAGTTCTTGCAGAACTAAAGAAACAAGGACATGATCTTGTTTTAAAGCGTCAACAATTAAACGAAACTATTGCGTCCCTTGATCAAAAGATCGCTCAAGCAAGTAAGCTTAAAGATCAAAATGAACAAACGTATTTGAGTGTTAGAAATAAGTTACAACAGATTTCTGCACAAGTAGAAGGGCTAAAACGAATTAGAGATCGCCATGAAGGTTATTATTACGGAGTTAAATACGTTTTAAACCATCAAAGTGATTTTCATGGAATTGTTGGTGTTATTGGCGAGTTAATTTCTTTCCCAGCTGAATTAGAAGCAGCCTTATCAACTGCTTTAGGCGGTGGAGCCCAAGATTTAGTAACTATTGACCAGAATAGCGCAAGAGATGCAATTAATTTGCTGAAACAAACTCGAAGCGGGAGAGCTACCTTTTTACCTCTAGATGGCTTACGTCATAATGAAATTGCAACTTCTACATTAAATTCTCTTCAAAGCATCGAAGGATTTAAAGGCGTGGCAGCAGATTTAGTAACTGCTAAAACTAAAGTTAATATTTCAAATGCAATTTCCTATCTTTTAGGAAATGTTTTAGTAGTTGATACTATTGATACAGCATTACGTGTTCAACGCCGAATTGGTCGTTACTATCGGATCGTTACTTTAGACGGAGATATTATTAGTCCCGGTGGAAGTATGACGGGGGGAACGAGAAATACCAGAAATAATTCTCCACTTGCAACGAATGCAGAAATTGATAAATTAACCAAACAAGTTAAAGTTGGTAAAGAAAAATTTGCTGAATTAGAAGTGACTTTGAATGAGCTAAATCACAAATTATCTGATTTACAAACTGAATTAGCAGCCAAAAATACTGAATTGAGTTCTTTAAATCAAAAGATTAGTGAACAGACAATTAAGTATGAGAATGAAGAAAAGGAAGTAAAGCGGTTAAAACAGTTAAACGATCTACAACAAAAAGCTGAGCTTGAGAAAAAGCAAGAAGAAGCTGAACTTACTGGTCGTCTTGAAAAGGAACAGACTAAAAAAGTTCAACTTGAAGAGCTAGCTCAAAAACAAAGATCAAAGATGGATCAGTTAAAGCATGATTTGCATGATTTTGATGAAGCTTATCAAAAACTTCAGACTAAATTAAGTAACTTAAATTCTGACTTAGCTGTAGTCAAGAACAAGCTTGAAAATCTTAATGCTAAAAAAGCAGAATTAGCTGAACAATTGGTAAACACTAATTCTAGACTTAAAGATATTGATGAAAAAATTAAGGCTCTTGCTTTATCTCAGAATGGTCAAAGTGAATCTGAGATAGAAGAACAAGTCGCTAAATTAAGTAAAAAGAAAAAGCAGATGCAACAGGCTTTAGCTGAAATAAATCAGGATTTAGGTAAATTTGATGCCCAGATAAATAATCTTGATCAAGTAGCAACTAGAAACTATAACTTACGTAAAAACACAGCTGCTGAGCAAGAAGAATATTCTGCAAAACTTGGAGAATTAAAATCTCAAATTAACCAAAAACTTGGTACGTTGAGTGAAGAGTATTCTTTGACATTTGAAGCAGCTTTGCAGTTGTCTAAGGGACAAAATACAACAGAATTGCGTAAAAAGTTAGAACGTGAAGTTCACTTACATAAGATGTCATTAGCAGATATCGGCGAAGTAAATCTGAATGCTATTGAAGAATATGAAGATGTTAAAACTCGGTATGATTTCTTAAATGGGCAGCAAACTGACTTATTAAAGGCTAGAAAAGATATTGAGGAATCGATGTCTAAACTGGATGACGAAGTAAAGAATCGCTTTAGTACAACTTTCCATCAAATAGAAAAGAGCTTTTCAAAGATCTTTCCAATTATGTTTGACGGAGGACATGCAAGATTAGAACTAACTGATCCCAAGAACTTGCTTGAAACAGGAATTGAGATTATTGCCCAGCCGCCTGGCAAAAAGTCACAAAAATTAACTCTTTTGTCTGGTGGTGAAAGAGCCTTAACTGCTATTACCTTGCTATTTGCAATGTTACAAGTCAATCCGGTGCCATTCTGTATTTTAGATGAGGTAGAAGCAGCTTTAGATGAAACAAATGTTGATCGCTTTGCTCAATTCTTGAATCACTATGATATGAAGACTCAGTTTATTGTAATTACTCACCGTCGTGGGACAATGCAAAAGGCAGATAATTTATATGGAATTGTAATGCAGGAATCTGGTATTTCAAAGGTTTTATCGGTATCATTAAACGAAATTAAGAAAGAAGTGAATTAG
- the ftsY gene encoding signal recognition particle-docking protein FtsY, with protein sequence MGLFDKIKKSLFGHKDEDQEEKEEHKVDEEATKETQDSEINTETEVSENESDLASKETNKTDKEETESSDETPGWSDAGSAFEESQNEVAEKTAEAEDTSSEEEQKSEEYEDKISESETGTELAANTEEESDEKVAEKEDEQERYDKGLEKTNHSFGARLNAFFAKFRTVDEDFFDDLEDLLIESDVGFETAEELTDSLRDEAKLQNAKSHDDLKQVIVEKLVDIYDKGGEGEDSKLADDPDAKPNVYLFVGVNGAGKTTTIGKLAKRIKDSGKSVMMVAADTFRAGAVEQLVEWGRRDGVEVVTGPEKADPASVVYDGVKKAKDRGIDFLLVDTAGRLQNKVNLMSELDKIKRTIKKILPDQPNEVLLVLDGSTGQNALLQAKDFDKTTKLTGLVLTKLDGSSKGGVVLAIRNEMDLPVKLVGLGEKVDDLANFDAEKFAIGLFQGLI encoded by the coding sequence GTGGGATTATTTGATAAGATTAAAAAATCTCTTTTTGGTCATAAGGATGAAGACCAAGAAGAGAAAGAAGAACATAAAGTAGATGAAGAAGCGACTAAGGAAACTCAAGATTCTGAAATAAATACTGAAACTGAAGTATCTGAAAATGAGTCAGACCTGGCTTCAAAAGAAACTAATAAGACCGATAAAGAAGAAACTGAAAGCTCTGACGAAACTCCTGGCTGGAGTGATGCTGGTAGTGCTTTTGAAGAAAGTCAAAATGAAGTAGCAGAAAAAACAGCCGAAGCTGAAGATACTTCCTCAGAAGAAGAGCAAAAATCTGAAGAATATGAAGATAAGATTTCAGAGTCTGAGACAGGAACTGAATTAGCTGCGAATACTGAAGAAGAATCCGATGAAAAAGTAGCTGAAAAAGAAGATGAGCAAGAGCGATATGATAAGGGTTTGGAAAAGACGAACCATTCTTTTGGAGCTCGTCTGAATGCATTTTTCGCTAAGTTTAGAACAGTTGATGAAGACTTCTTTGATGACCTTGAAGACTTATTGATTGAATCAGATGTCGGTTTTGAAACTGCTGAAGAATTAACCGATTCTTTGAGGGATGAAGCAAAACTTCAAAATGCTAAAAGTCATGACGATTTAAAACAAGTCATTGTTGAAAAATTAGTTGATATTTATGACAAGGGCGGCGAAGGCGAAGATTCAAAACTAGCTGATGATCCAGATGCAAAACCAAATGTCTACTTGTTTGTAGGGGTTAATGGTGCTGGCAAAACAACGACAATTGGTAAATTGGCTAAGAGAATCAAAGATTCAGGTAAGTCTGTCATGATGGTAGCAGCCGATACTTTTAGAGCTGGTGCTGTAGAGCAATTAGTTGAATGGGGACGACGTGATGGCGTTGAGGTAGTCACTGGACCCGAAAAAGCTGATCCTGCTTCTGTAGTTTACGATGGTGTTAAAAAAGCTAAAGACAGAGGAATCGACTTTCTATTAGTTGATACAGCTGGTCGTCTTCAAAATAAAGTAAACTTAATGAGCGAACTTGATAAAATTAAGCGTACAATAAAGAAAATTTTGCCAGATCAACCTAATGAAGTTCTTTTGGTTCTTGACGGTTCAACTGGTCAAAACGCATTGCTTCAAGCAAAAGATTTTGATAAAACTACAAAACTTACGGGTCTAGTTTTAACCAAGCTTGATGGTTCATCTAAAGGTGGAGTAGTTTTAGCGATTAGAAATGAAATGGATTTACCAGTTAAATTAGTTGGTTTAGGAGAAAAGGTTGATGATTTAGCAAACTTTGACGCAGAAAAATTTGCAATCGGTCTCTTCCAAGGATTAATCTAA